A region of Lycium barbarum isolate Lr01 chromosome 3, ASM1917538v2, whole genome shotgun sequence DNA encodes the following proteins:
- the LOC132631379 gene encoding uncharacterized protein LOC132631379 codes for MKKKQEPHQDEQHDIEILKAVAQAWHGHSSSRRTTAEFDAHRHNFKNKPSRFKLEAMNRTTDGGTGKWDFNQSLWDSYEILNVSKKLEAGLVLDHPLDEPIRIGQKRKESKNSLRNLLNSVSSRRYNEPNLDTR; via the coding sequence ATGAAGAAAAAACAGGAACCTCATCAAGATGAACAACATGATATTGAAATCCTCAAGGCTGTTGCACAAGCCTGGCATGGCCACTCCAGCAGCCGTAGAACAACAGCCGAGTTCGACGCGCACCGCCACAATTTCAAGAATAAGCCATCAAGATTCAAGCTTGAAGCTATGAACAGGACAACTGATGGTGGCACAGGCAAATGGGATTTCAACCAATCACTTTGGGATTCTTATGAGATTCTCAATGTGTCTAAAAAGTTAGAAGCTGGGCTAGTGCTAGACCATCCATTGGATGAACCAATCCGAATTGGACAGAAACGGAAAGAGAGTAAGAATAGCTTAAGAAATTTGCTCAATAGTGTGTCTTCAAGAAGATATAACGAACCTAATTTAGACACCAGATAA